The Hyphomicrobiales bacterium nucleotide sequence TCCAAAAATTTGATGCCAATAGTGAAATAACACAGACATCAGTATTGGAACAGAATGAAGAAACTATCCTATTAAAGAAAATAGCGTGAAAGGTGAAATGATGTATGGAAGTGCAGATTTTCTGAGCGGTTTAGGTGCAGAGCCAACTAAGGGTAAAAGGGCTAAAAAGACAAAATCTACTACACAGCAAAAGGGGAATCATAATCAACTATATGATTCTTCATTGATGACTGCTGTTGGCCCATTCATTAAGGGCAAAGCGAGAGAATTGTCGATCACTTTTGGTGTATGTGCCCTGGTTGGCACAGCTATGATTAATGCCGTTTTTCTGCAAACATCCAAGCACCCAGCGCCCCTTTTTAAACAGCAAGAAGCACGCGTTATTTCATCTGATATAAGCAATACTATAACAAAGCCTAATGAAATTAATTTGACGAGAGCCGAATATACGCCTGTGGCTAATCCTCTTGCTGCCAATCCACTTGTAGTTGAGATACAGCGACACCTTGCAGCTCGCGGATATTATAATTCTGAATTTGATGGCTTGATGGGCGCTCGAACAAAGGCAGCGATAGGCGTCTATCAACGTGCCTTTGATATAACGGTCACAAATGAAGCCAGCCGTTCTTTACTTGAGCATATACGCTTGTCTATACCGGATAAAAAATATCATGCAAAAGCGCGTCAACGTGTTGCGGAGGCGACGGTTGATCTGGAATCAATTGGTTTGCGAACTACGACAATAGGACCCTCTGATCTTACAATTAGCGATCCAAAGCGGATTAAAGAAGTTCAACAAGCTTTGACGCGTATTGGGTTTAATCTTGCTGCGGATGGTGTTGCTGGACGTAATACAAAACTTGCTATTGTTGAGTTTAAAAAGCGGCGTGGATTGAAGCCGGACGAGCGTATCACGTTAGCTCTCTTCAATGAGTTGATGAAACTCAAGAAGCTATAGAAATGCGATTAAGCACTGAGTTTTGGGTAAGTGCCTATGTGCGCCAAAGCCAGCTTGCCGGCGATTTTACTGCGCTAATGCGCAGAGGTGCTGAACGCGGCGGTTCGATCTTTATTATCATAAATCGGCTTGATGGATCCGCTGATCTTTATGCGCCTGCTCCTCAATCAATGTTAGGTGAAAACAGCGATGAGCGTGTCTTCACTTTAGCAATGGAGGCCGCTTCTGAAGAGGATGTTACATCGCGCATCGAAAAAGAGACACGCTTTGATAGTGATTTATGGGTTATTGAGCGCGAAAGTCGCAACGCTCAGCATGATCTAGTTATTGTGGATTCAACGCACAGCTGATCTTTTCATACTGATTTGTCGTGAGGTCCGAATAGCTCTTCTGGTAAAGCCACCCGGTCTTGCTTGTGCGTAGGCCTTGCCTTCATAAACAGGTTGATAGCGCCTGTTTGATGAATCGGCCTCAGAGTTTTTAGCTTCTGACCAATTGTCAGTTAATGAGCGGGCGAGAGCAGGGCTGATAAGATCGTAAAGCCAATTCAATAAGAAAACTTGATTGACATCATGCCCCAGTTTGGGATTGAGGAGAATGAAAGCTTCATTGGCTGCATGACTTGGAAGTGCTAGTGACTTCAGGCAAATGGCTAGGGCGAACCCTTTTTCATCATCAATGATTTGTGCCGCGTCTGCTTTGCTTAAAGCGCATTGCTTGGCAAGAAGTTGTCCAAAACCATCCGCATCTTTTGCTCTAGCAAGCTTGACAAAATCCACGGCAAATTCCGCGCGATTATAAGCTTCTTGAAATGCGGTCGCGGGGTTTATATCTATACGACTGAGGTGTTCATCAACTCGCTGCAGTTGGGTTAAAACATGGGCGTGTTCATTCGCAAGAAATGCATCAAGGCCGATCGTGAATTCATCACTTGTTTCCGAAGATATGTGGCTGGGTTCAATCAATCTCGCAGCTGCGCTGTCCGCCTCAATTGATACACTCAGCTCTTCAGTATTCTCCAGATGGTCTGGACGTGCATTTTGTTCGACTTCGTGTGGACCAAAGTCAGGTAGTTTAAATTGCGAAAGGGCAATTGTTGTTTTATCTGAAAGTTTCTCTCGGGACGAAATTGCCAAGGCATGGAGTAGATTTCCATTGGCTAAAATAGCCAGCAGATCTTCTTCCTTAAAACTATTGTAATGTTTCAAAATTGGTGCGGCGATAGAAATGTCTTCTCGCGCCAAGGTTATAGCAATAGCATGAGGAAGATGAACACAATTCGATAGGCGTTCAGAAATTTCAGCCTTCGTTTGTAGATCAAGTTTGGGTAAAAAACGGAGACACAATTCTTCAAAATGAAGTAAGTCATCACGGGAAGGGCTGTTATTAAGTGCAAATAATTCAGCCGCAGCACTCAGCACAGGCAAATGGCGGTTATGTTGATTTGCCTGCACCAAAATAGAAAACTCGTCTTTTTTTGTGAATGTTGTCATTTAACCAAACGCAATACTTAACCACTGTTGGTGCCATAATCTCTTAAAAGCGTTAGCGTTCTATTAACTTTACTGATGTCTTAATGAGATACCAGAAATAAAACCTGTTCGCGCAACTTTCCCGGGTTTTATACAGCGTGTTGTGTTCCCTGTGTCGTCCCAAGAAGGATTAAGGAGTTCGCAATGGATAATTTGATAGATATCCAGAGTTATAGAACGAGCACTAAAAGAAAAACCGAGCGACCTGATGCAAATGAAGTGGCTATGACCGCCGAAATCATTTTCTTTACTGGTGTGCGTGTTGAGTATGAAAATACTGAAATTATACCTGACGGTCCCTCAAAGCCAAAGCGGCGTAAGCTAGGGGACGGCTAACCCTCGCAATCTGTTTGTATCATTGCAACAGAAATATGAATTGAGTTTAGTGCATGATGACCCGGTTGCATGGTATATATAAGCGTCGATCTATTTTCTTGATTTTAAGTCTTGCCGCTTGTCTTACGGCTTGTTCGCGACCAACCGGTGATTTTGGTCGCGCAGCACCAAGCGTTGTGCACGATAGTCTTGCGCCTAAATTAGGAAGTAAGTTTGCTTTGCGACGCAAAGAAACTGTTTCGCAATTCAGCCGGACTGATGAAGAACTCAAGCTTGCTAATTTAGCCTGGACGATTGTTCGCCCTTTGCACACAAAGGACTGGATTTCAGGGACATTAATTGAAGGTCGCAGAACGCGTATTTTCCCAGATATAAACGATAAACTCGATCATCGTGCTTATTTGTTTTGGTTGCAAATAGAGCGTTTTAGATCAAGCGAGACCCGCTGGAATCGTATCATCTCAGACCTTAGAGCAGATCAAGGGACGATAGCCCCATTTTATGAACAGGCGCGTGTTGTCTATGTGATCGATCGGCAAAGAATTGCGTTTCTTGAAGAAAATAGTGATGTGGGGGCAGATTTCAAAACAAATACGCGGGCTCGCATTGTAGAAAACGAAAACCTAATCAACACAGCACTGGATAGTCTCAAATTCCGATATGCCGCCTACGATCATGCGATTAAACATCTAGCGCTCGAATCACCTTCTCCACGTGTACGCCATGCTGAAGAAGAATTGGCACGCTATGCCACGCTTATCGAGCGGGGGGGAGAGCGGGGTTTGCCGTTTATCGAAAACCCAGAGCTTTTGTCATCTAGGATAAAAACCGAGAGTCCGGATAAGGGTAAATCAGTCCATGACCCATCGGATGATGATGCTCATATACTTAAATAAAATATGCAATTCAGGCCATATAGGGACAATAACGTCGGCATATAAGTCCGCTTAAAATATATTCTGAACTTACTTACATTGAGCAGCTTCAATGGTCTCTTCTATAAGTTTTCTATGATGACGTGTGGCTTTAAATATTTTTAAGACGGCAAACACCTCATTTTCACTGACACGTGCCTGTATGATGTTTCCGTCCTCTTCATTAAGGTCAACTTCTACTAATTCTTGTTCTTCAGGCTCTTCAGGCTCATCGGGATTTGGCGGAACAATAGGTGTGGGAATAAGCTCTTCTTTTTGAACAGGTGAGGTGTTGTCTTCTGGAATGTTATCAGTAGTTTCTGCATTGATGCTTTTATGAAGAATGGATAAATTGAGTTGACTTGTTTGCGATGCATCATCGTTCAGACTGTATATTATTTCTGCATCTTTATTGAAAAGTGTCACGCTCCAAAATGATGTAGGTCCCTCAGCCGTGAGGGTGACGGGGCCATCTTCGAGCAAGAAATGACAAACGGCATAGGCCATGGCTGGATCTGCTTGCCCTAAAATAGCAGCAGCTTTTTCGTGATTTTTTATAGCGGCCAGTTTGCGCGGTTGTGTAAATTCAACGACCCTTTGCCACACCTTTTGCTCTGCGAAAAATGGCGTTGCAACAATAGAAAAAATATGGACCAAGCCAGTCAATAGAACAAACAAGACCAGAGTGCGCAATAGAGTGATCACGAACAATCTCCTTTGGAGATAGAGGGCGTAACAATGGCATTATCTAATGCTCCACTGGTAAGTGGCGTGTCATATATTCTAAGTACCAAGTTAAAATTGTCATCGCTGTCGACTTGAAGCCAGTTCCCTGGCTGTACCTTTTGAGAAACAGTGATGATCAGTCGTCCGTCTTCCTCCCATACCGTGTCATTGGATGTAATGTAGTGAACTTGGCGGATGTTCTTTTTTGTTGGTGTAGGTGTAGGCGTTGACTTGGTTTCAGTAGTCAGGGTCCATAAGCGACCACGTGGTATTTTACCTTCTAAAGTATAGATACATAGCCCGCTTAATTGAGTTTTGTCATTATCATCGCTGGCAGTCAGAATAAGGCCTTCGGTTACGCCCATCCATACGGTGCCCTGTCGGGATAAATATGCTTTGGTGTAGGGGTCGGCTCCAATTTCTCCGGCGAGGGGCCATACTCCCCATTGTCCAAGAGTGACTTTATTAAATTTAAGATCGCCATCCAGGATAGTCCATGCTGAACCAATGCCTATTATGCACGCGGCTATGCATGTCAAAATAAATGAAAATGCGTGTAGCATTATTCCAGCCTAGAACTCACCAGCAATTACCTTTAAGCCATTGCCGGTTGTTTTTTTCAGAGGGATGAAAGCGGTAGTAAGCGGTTTTGTTTTGTTTTTCAAAAGCTTGCCAATTCCTTGCAAAACGTCTGTTGATTTCGAAGAAAGTGCCTTGGTTTCTTGAAGCGGCTCAATTGTTTTGTTCTCGTTTTCTGCGATGATATCAACAATTTGTTTTTCATTCGATCCATCTTTATTGAGGAAAGGAATTGGTTTTTCATCAACGCCTTGATGAGCAAATGCCATGACTTCTTTCCATGTCATGGCTGGCAGACGGCCACCGGTTAAGCGTTTTGTGGGGCTGTAGTCGTCATTGCCATACCAAACAGCGCCGACATAATTACCAGTATATCCAACAAACCATGCATCACGATATGATTGAGTGGTGCCTGTTTTGCCTGCTGTAACACGATCATCAAGTTTCGCGCGCCGTCCGGTTCCCCATTCGGGTACTTGAGACAGAATTTCATTCATTGATGCCACAGCGTTAGGCTTTAAAACGCGCTCGGTCTTAGTCTTTGAGCTGTTATCTAAGATCAAATCACCGCGTGAATCATAAATCCGTAAAACCGCTTTAGGAGGGGCTTTGTATCCTCCATTGGCAAAAACAGAATAACCAGCAGTCATATCAATAACCGACACTTCAGATGTGCCGATGGGTAAGCTTGGGTTGTTCCGCAATGGACTTGTAACTCCCATGGCTTTTGTTTTCTTAATAACCTTGGAACCACCAACAATCTGAGCAAGCTGAACAGGAATGGTATTGATCGATTTTACGAGAGCCGTAGTCAGTGTGACGCGACCTGCATAGCTACGCGTATAATTCTTTGGTGACCAGTTACCATATTGCACATAACGATCAGTCATCACCGATTGTGCGTTATAGCCATTTTCCATGGCAGCGGCATAAACGAACGGTTTGAATGTTGAGCCGGGAGAGCGTAATGCATCGACCGCTCGGTTGAACTGGCTCTGTCCATAGTCGCGCCCGCCAACCATTGCCCGTACAAAGCCGTCTGGAGTCATAATGACGGATGCCCCTTGGCTGATATTGAATTCTTTGCCATTTTCTAAGAGGTATTGATTTATTGTTGTTTCCGTCTTGTTTTGTAATGCGGGATCAAGTGCTGTAACGACGGTTAAAACGCGGTCGCTTTCAATCTTGAGATCCAAAACCTGCGTGTAAGCCCAGTCAAGGAAATAATCAGGCCGTTGTTCTTGTTTTCTATTCACAGCTCTTGCAGGTTTTTGGCGAGCAGAAAGAACCTGCCCCTCGGTTAGAAACCCTGCTTGAACCATATTTGTCAAAACCTCATTAGCACGCTCGCGCGCGGCGCCAAGGTTGATATGTGGTGCGAAGTTAGTCGGCGCTTTAAACAGGCCAGACAACATGGCAGATTCGGCTAGTGTCAGATCAGCGTAATCTTTATCAAAATAAAATTCTGCTGCTGCCGGAATGCCAAAGGCTCCACCGCCGAGGTAAGCACGGTTGAAATAAAGTTCGAGAATCTCTTTCTTGGTGAGATTGGCTTCAAGCCATAAAGCAAGAAAGGCTTCCTTCACCTTGCGTGTTAATGTGCGCTCATTGCTGAGAAAGATATTTTTTGCCACTTGTTGCGTGATTGAGGAGCCGCCCTCGACAACACCACCCGCTTTTACATTGGTCGCAAAAGCGCGTGAAATTCCGATAATATCGACACCAAAATGCGAGAAGAAACGACGATCTTCTGTGGCAAGTGTCGCCTTAACAACATGATCAGGTAAACGATCAAGATCAATTGGCTTATTTTGTAATACGCCACGGCGACCAAGGACGTTGCCTGAGCGGTCAACAAATGTCACCGAGTAATCATCTTGTTTGCGCCAGTCTGCAGTTGTTTCATCAAAGGCAGGCTGCGCCAGAGCCAACATCAACACCATACCAACAGTGCCCCAAGTTAGCGTTTCATTACCAAGTTCAACTGGTAATTTTTGCCAACCATGAACCCGGAAGCGACGCATGAATACTGAGAAACTCGCATATAAATTCGACAGCCAGCCAAATCCTGAGAAAAGGCTACCATCAATAGCGCTATCTAACTCCAAAAGGCGCATACCAAATCGACTGCGCCGGTTTTGCGAAAAAGGGTCTTTCACAGTAATCAACTCTTCCAAATTTTATTAACAGAATGTAAATAAGCCTTTCTGATCCAATTTACCAGATGTGAATTCACAAACTTCAGAAGATAATTAATGCAAGAAAAGTCCTTTTGGCAGACCCTCACATTGGAAGAAATGTCCATAACGCAATGGGAATCTTTGTGTGATGGATGTGGTCGATGCTGTCTAAATAAACTTGAGAGCGAAGATACAGGTGAGATTATTTGGACAAATGTTGCTTGTTCGCTGCTTAATGATGAGACATGTCAGTGTAGTGACTACCCAAATCGATCAACATTGGTGCCTGATTGTATCCAGTTAACCCCTGAAACTGTGCGCACTTTAACCTGGTTGCCGGCTACTTGCGGTTATCGGTTGGTGAGCGAAAACAAAGACCTCTATTGGTGGCACCCGTTGGTTTCAGGCGATCCAGATAGTGTGCATATGGCAGGTATCTCTGTGCGTGGTATGACCGTGAGCGAAGAAGGGGTCGATGTAGAAGACTACGAGAATTATCTTGTTCGATGGCCTGAAGAGGACCCATTCGCAAAGAGTGATAATGATGGTGAAGAAATAAAACAAAGAAAATAGGAATTATTTCCTTGGCACCGTAACGGTGTTTTGGTAGAACATTCATACAGTCGCAGAAGTGTCCTTAGATCAAAGGGACGTTTTGTGACAATGAATTTACAGCTCTTATTTCACATTAAAACAGTCGATTGCATTGAAAAATGCATCGGCTGTTTTCGTTTGTGCGAACAATCTTGAAAGGACTGCGCCTCAAGAATGACGGACTGGCAGAAGGTTAGGGAGGATTATGAGGCAAAACTGAAAACGGTGAAGGATATATGTGCCGCTCACGGCATTAACAGTGTGGCTCTTTACAAAAGAGCGCAGGATGAAAACTGGGTGTTACGCAATGGCATGCGGCCTAAGCGGTTCAAAGATCACAACCAACTAGAAAATGGATCCAATCGTAAAGCGCTGATTGATAGGCTGTACAAGGTCT carries:
- a CDS encoding peptidoglycan-binding protein, whose protein sequence is MTAVGPFIKGKARELSITFGVCALVGTAMINAVFLQTSKHPAPLFKQQEARVISSDISNTITKPNEINLTRAEYTPVANPLAANPLVVEIQRHLAARGYYNSEFDGLMGARTKAAIGVYQRAFDITVTNEASRSLLEHIRLSIPDKKYHAKARQRVAEATVDLESIGLRTTTIGPSDLTISDPKRIKEVQQALTRIGFNLAADGVAGRNTKLAIVEFKKRRGLKPDERITLALFNELMKLKKL
- a CDS encoding DUF1491 family protein codes for the protein MRLSTEFWVSAYVRQSQLAGDFTALMRRGAERGGSIFIIINRLDGSADLYAPAPQSMLGENSDERVFTLAMEAASEEDVTSRIEKETRFDSDLWVIERESRNAQHDLVIVDSTHS
- a CDS encoding DUF1214 domain-containing protein; the protein is MLHAFSFILTCIAACIIGIGSAWTILDGDLKFNKVTLGQWGVWPLAGEIGADPYTKAYLSRQGTVWMGVTEGLILTASDDNDKTQLSGLCIYTLEGKIPRGRLWTLTTETKSTPTPTPTKKNIRQVHYITSNDTVWEEDGRLIITVSQKVQPGNWLQVDSDDNFNLVLRIYDTPLTSGALDNAIVTPSISKGDCS
- a CDS encoding PBP1A family penicillin-binding protein, which encodes MKDPFSQNRRSRFGMRLLELDSAIDGSLFSGFGWLSNLYASFSVFMRRFRVHGWQKLPVELGNETLTWGTVGMVLMLALAQPAFDETTADWRKQDDYSVTFVDRSGNVLGRRGVLQNKPIDLDRLPDHVVKATLATEDRRFFSHFGVDIIGISRAFATNVKAGGVVEGGSSITQQVAKNIFLSNERTLTRKVKEAFLALWLEANLTKKEILELYFNRAYLGGGAFGIPAAAEFYFDKDYADLTLAESAMLSGLFKAPTNFAPHINLGAARERANEVLTNMVQAGFLTEGQVLSARQKPARAVNRKQEQRPDYFLDWAYTQVLDLKIESDRVLTVVTALDPALQNKTETTINQYLLENGKEFNISQGASVIMTPDGFVRAMVGGRDYGQSQFNRAVDALRSPGSTFKPFVYAAAMENGYNAQSVMTDRYVQYGNWSPKNYTRSYAGRVTLTTALVKSINTIPVQLAQIVGGSKVIKKTKAMGVTSPLRNNPSLPIGTSEVSVIDMTAGYSVFANGGYKAPPKAVLRIYDSRGDLILDNSSKTKTERVLKPNAVASMNEILSQVPEWGTGRRAKLDDRVTAGKTGTTQSYRDAWFVGYTGNYVGAVWYGNDDYSPTKRLTGGRLPAMTWKEVMAFAHQGVDEKPIPFLNKDGSNEKQIVDIIAENENKTIEPLQETKALSSKSTDVLQGIGKLLKNKTKPLTTAFIPLKKTTGNGLKVIAGEF
- a CDS encoding YcgN family cysteine cluster protein — encoded protein: MQEKSFWQTLTLEEMSITQWESLCDGCGRCCLNKLESEDTGEIIWTNVACSLLNDETCQCSDYPNRSTLVPDCIQLTPETVRTLTWLPATCGYRLVSENKDLYWWHPLVSGDPDSVHMAGISVRGMTVSEEGVDVEDYENYLVRWPEEDPFAKSDNDGEEIKQRK